Proteins encoded in a region of the Novibacillus thermophilus genome:
- a CDS encoding FxsA family protein: MAGPCKIMLRRRERGMSACSLSVCVEREWMKELVRFKGGDVLLLRVLIFILIVVPIIEIWALLQVGEWIGAWPTVLAVIATGIVGGYLARWQGLQTYRLAQLQMQRGELPGDALLDGICILTGGLLLLTPGFFTDSVGFVLLLPLTRGLSSCG, from the coding sequence ATGGCAGGCCCATGTAAGATCATGCTTCGCCGCCGGGAGCGGGGGATGTCAGCCTGTTCGCTGTCAGTGTGCGTCGAACGAGAGTGGATGAAAGAATTGGTCCGCTTCAAGGGAGGTGACGTGTTGCTCTTACGCGTGTTAATCTTCATCCTGATTGTGGTCCCTATCATCGAAATTTGGGCCCTGTTGCAAGTAGGGGAATGGATCGGGGCGTGGCCGACCGTTCTCGCCGTCATCGCCACCGGGATTGTGGGGGGTTATTTGGCCAGGTGGCAAGGGCTGCAAACTTATCGCCTCGCGCAGTTACAGATGCAGAGGGGAGAGCTCCCGGGAGATGCGCTGTTAGACGGCATCTGTATCCTAACGGGAGGACTTTTACTCTTGACGCCGGGCTTTTTCACTGACAGCGTCGGCTTTGTTCTCCTCCTTCCCTTGACGCGGGGGTTGTCAAGCTGTGGCTGA